The following coding sequences are from one Formosa haliotis window:
- the rpoC gene encoding DNA-directed RNA polymerase subunit beta' — translation MARKQDKNTVKRFNKISIGLASPESILAESKGEVLKPETINYRTHKPERDGLFCERIFGPVKDYECACGKYKRIRYKGIVCDRCGVEVTEKKVRRDRVGHINLVVPVAHIWYFRSLPNKIGYLLGLPSKKLDMIIYYERYVVIQPGNAKNAEGEPLQKMDFLTEEEYLNILETLPQDNQYLEDTDPNKFLAKMGAECLIELLARIDLDALSYQLRHKANTETSKQRKTEALKRLQVVEALRESNENRENRPEWMIMKVVPVIPPELRPLVPLDGGRFATSDLNDLYRRVIIRNNRLKRLVEIKAPEVILRNEKRMLQESVDSLFDNTRKASAVKTDSNRPLKSLSDSLKGKQGRFRQNLLGKRVDYSARSVIVVGPELKLFECGLPKNMAAELYKPFVIRKLIERGIVKTVKSAKKIIDKKEPVVWDILENVLKGHPVLLNRAPTLHRLGIQAFQPKLIEGKAIQLHPLVCTAFNADFDGDQMAVHLPLGPEAILEAQMLMLASHNILNPANGSPVTVPSQDMVLGLYYMTKLRTSTPEVPIKGEGLTFYSPEEVVIAFNEKRVDLNAGIKVRTYDFNDAGEIVLQIIETTVGRVLFNDKVPHAAGYINQVLTKKSLRDIIGNILRVTSVPETAAFLDEIKTLGYKFAFQGGLSFSLGDIIIPPEKQGMIDKANGLVEGITGNYNMGLITNNERYNQVIDIWTSTNAELTELSMKRIREDQQGFNSVFMMLDSGARGSKEQIRQLTGMRGLMAKPKKSNAGGGEIIENPILSNFKEGLSILEYFISTHGARKGLADTALKTADAGYLTRRLVDVSQDVIINSEDCGTLRGVEVTPLKKNDEVVESLGERVIGRVSLYDVTNPLTDELLVSAGELITEDIADTINQSPLDTVEVRSALTCEAKKGICAKCYGRNLATNKMVQLGEAVGVVAAQSIGEPGTQLTLRTFHVGGIAGNISEDNKLIVKFDGIAEIEDLKTVKGEDNEGNPIDIVISRTSELKLIDKKTGITLSTNNIPYGCTINIENGQELSKGDVVCSWDPYNGVIISEFAGKVRYENIEQGVTYQVEIDEQTGFQEKVISESRSKKLIPTLHVDDAQGNVIRSYNLPVGAHLMIDDGEKIIVGKILVKIPRKSAKAGDITGGLPRVTELFEARNPSNPAVVSQVDGVVSFGKIKRGNREIIVESKLGDIKKYLVKLSNQILVQENDFVKAGMPLSDGSITPNDILNIKGPSAVQQYLVNEVQEVYRLQGVKINDKHFEVVVRQMMRKVQIKDSGDTIFLEDQLAHKADFIEENDKIFGLKVVENAGDSTNLKEGQLITPFTLRDENSLLRREDKELVTARDAQPATATPILQGITRASLQTKSFISAASFQETTKVLNEAAVAGKVDSLEGLKENVIVGHKIPAGTGMRKYDHIIVGSKEEFDEMMQAKRQEVNYN, via the coding sequence ATGGCAAGAAAACAAGATAAGAATACAGTAAAGAGGTTTAACAAAATCTCAATTGGTTTAGCATCACCAGAGTCTATATTAGCAGAGTCTAAAGGGGAAGTGCTTAAGCCAGAAACTATCAATTATCGAACTCATAAACCAGAACGAGATGGTTTATTCTGTGAGCGTATTTTTGGTCCTGTAAAAGACTACGAATGTGCCTGTGGAAAATATAAGCGTATTCGCTACAAAGGTATTGTATGTGACCGTTGTGGTGTTGAAGTAACAGAAAAGAAAGTACGTCGTGATCGTGTAGGACACATTAATCTTGTTGTTCCTGTAGCACACATTTGGTATTTCCGTTCTTTACCAAACAAAATAGGGTATTTATTAGGTTTACCTTCTAAGAAATTAGATATGATTATTTACTACGAACGCTATGTAGTAATTCAGCCAGGTAATGCTAAAAATGCCGAAGGAGAACCATTACAAAAAATGGATTTCCTAACAGAAGAAGAGTATTTAAATATTTTAGAAACGCTTCCTCAAGACAATCAATATTTAGAAGACACAGACCCAAATAAATTCCTTGCGAAAATGGGTGCTGAGTGTTTAATAGAGCTTTTAGCACGTATCGATTTAGATGCTTTATCTTATCAATTACGTCATAAAGCAAATACAGAAACATCTAAGCAACGTAAAACAGAAGCTTTAAAACGTTTACAGGTTGTTGAAGCTTTACGTGAATCTAACGAGAACAGAGAGAATCGTCCAGAATGGATGATTATGAAAGTGGTTCCTGTAATTCCACCAGAATTACGTCCGTTAGTGCCATTAGATGGAGGTCGTTTTGCGACTTCAGATTTAAATGATTTATACCGTCGTGTAATTATTCGTAACAACCGTTTAAAGCGTCTTGTTGAGATTAAAGCACCAGAAGTTATTTTACGTAACGAAAAACGTATGTTACAGGAATCTGTAGACTCGTTATTCGATAACACACGTAAAGCATCTGCGGTTAAAACAGATTCTAACAGGCCTTTAAAATCCTTATCAGATTCATTAAAAGGTAAGCAAGGACGTTTCCGTCAAAACTTATTAGGTAAGCGTGTTGATTATTCTGCACGTTCTGTAATTGTTGTAGGACCAGAATTGAAATTATTCGAATGTGGTTTACCTAAAAATATGGCTGCAGAGCTTTACAAACCTTTCGTAATTAGAAAATTAATTGAAAGAGGTATTGTAAAAACGGTTAAGTCTGCTAAAAAGATTATAGACAAAAAAGAACCAGTGGTTTGGGATATCTTGGAAAATGTGCTTAAAGGACATCCAGTATTGCTAAACCGTGCGCCTACATTACACCGTTTAGGTATTCAAGCATTCCAACCAAAATTAATTGAAGGAAAAGCGATTCAATTACACCCATTAGTATGTACGGCATTTAACGCCGATTTCGATGGTGACCAGATGGCGGTGCATTTACCACTAGGGCCAGAAGCTATTCTTGAAGCGCAAATGTTAATGTTAGCGTCTCACAATATCTTAAACCCAGCAAACGGTTCTCCTGTAACGGTACCTTCTCAAGATATGGTACTTGGTCTTTATTATATGACCAAGCTACGTACATCTACTCCAGAAGTGCCAATTAAAGGAGAAGGTTTAACATTCTACTCTCCAGAAGAAGTTGTTATTGCTTTCAACGAGAAGCGTGTAGACCTTAACGCAGGTATTAAAGTTAGAACTTACGATTTTAACGATGCAGGCGAAATTGTATTACAAATTATAGAAACTACTGTAGGTCGTGTTTTATTTAACGATAAAGTACCTCATGCAGCTGGATATATCAACCAAGTTTTAACTAAAAAATCGTTAAGAGATATTATTGGTAATATCTTAAGAGTTACTTCTGTTCCAGAAACAGCTGCTTTCCTTGACGAAATTAAAACTTTAGGTTACAAATTTGCATTCCAAGGTGGACTATCATTTAGTTTAGGTGATATTATTATCCCACCAGAAAAGCAAGGTATGATCGATAAAGCTAACGGCTTAGTTGAAGGTATTACGGGTAACTATAACATGGGACTTATTACTAACAACGAACGTTATAACCAAGTAATTGATATTTGGACATCGACAAACGCGGAATTAACCGAGTTGTCTATGAAGCGTATTCGTGAAGACCAACAAGGGTTTAACTCGGTATTTATGATGCTTGATTCTGGAGCACGTGGATCTAAAGAACAGATTCGTCAGCTTACAGGTATGCGTGGATTAATGGCGAAACCTAAAAAATCGAATGCAGGAGGAGGAGAAATTATTGAAAACCCAATTCTTTCTAACTTTAAAGAAGGTCTTTCAATTTTAGAATACTTTATCTCTACTCACGGTGCTCGTAAAGGTCTTGCCGATACGGCTCTTAAAACTGCCGATGCGGGTTACTTAACACGTCGTCTGGTAGATGTATCTCAAGATGTTATTATTAATAGCGAAGATTGTGGTACTTTAAGAGGTGTAGAAGTTACGCCATTAAAGAAAAACGATGAAGTTGTAGAATCTTTAGGAGAACGCGTAATTGGACGTGTATCGTTATACGATGTTACAAATCCATTAACGGATGAGTTATTAGTGTCTGCAGGCGAACTTATTACTGAAGATATCGCCGATACCATAAACCAATCACCTTTAGATACTGTAGAAGTACGTTCTGCATTAACTTGTGAAGCGAAAAAAGGTATTTGTGCTAAATGTTACGGACGTAACCTTGCAACCAATAAAATGGTTCAATTAGGTGAAGCTGTTGGTGTTGTTGCTGCACAATCTATTGGAGAACCTGGTACACAGTTAACACTTCGTACGTTCCACGTTGGAGGTATTGCAGGTAACATTTCTGAAGATAATAAGCTAATCGTTAAATTTGACGGTATTGCAGAAATCGAAGATCTTAAAACGGTTAAAGGTGAAGATAACGAAGGAAACCCAATTGATATTGTAATTTCTCGTACATCTGAATTAAAACTTATAGATAAGAAAACAGGAATCACGTTAAGTACAAATAACATTCCTTACGGTTGTACAATTAATATTGAAAACGGCCAGGAGTTAAGTAAAGGTGATGTAGTTTGTTCATGGGATCCATATAACGGTGTAATTATATCAGAATTTGCTGGTAAAGTGCGTTATGAAAACATTGAGCAAGGTGTAACTTACCAAGTTGAAATTGACGAGCAAACTGGTTTCCAAGAAAAAGTAATTTCTGAATCTAGAAGCAAAAAATTAATTCCAACATTACATGTCGATGACGCTCAAGGAAACGTAATCCGTTCTTATAACCTACCAGTTGGAGCGCATTTAATGATTGATGATGGTGAAAAGATTATTGTTGGTAAAATTTTAGTTAAAATTCCACGTAAATCTGCAAAAGCAGGGGATATTACTGGAGGTTTACCTCGTGTAACAGAATTATTCGAAGCACGTAACCCGTCTAACCCAGCTGTAGTAAGTCAAGTTGATGGTGTTGTTTCTTTCGGAAAAATTAAGCGTGGTAACCGTGAAATTATCGTAGAATCTAAATTAGGAGACATTAAGAAATACCTAGTTAAATTATCAAATCAGATTCTTGTACAAGAAAATGATTTCGTTAAAGCAGGTATGCCACTTTCTGATGGTTCTATTACACCAAACGATATTTTAAATATTAAAGGCCCTTCAGCTGTACAACAATACTTAGTGAACGAAGTTCAAGAAGTATACCGTTTACAAGGGGTGAAAATTAACGACAAGCATTTTGAAGTTGTTGTAAGACAAATGATGCGTAAAGTTCAAATAAAGGATTCTGGAGATACGATTTTCTTAGAAGATCAATTAGCTCATAAAGCTGACTTTATTGAAGAAAACGATAAAATATTTGGCTTAAAAGTAGTTGAAAATGCAGGTGATTCTACAAACCTTAAAGAAGGACAATTAATAACACCGTTCACTTTAAGAGATGAGAACTCATTATTACGTCGTGAAGATAAAGAGCTTGTAACAGCAAGAGATGCTCAGCCAGCAACGGCTACGCCAATCTTACAAGGTATTACAAGAGCGTCATTACAAACTAAATCGTTTATCTCTGCTGCTTCTTTCCAAGAAACAACAAAAGTTCTTAACGAAGCTGCCGTAGCAGGTAAAGTAGATAGTCTTGAAGGTCTTAAAGAAAATGTAATTGTAGGACACAAAATTCCAGCTGGTACTGGTATGCGTAAGTACGATCATATTATCGTAGGATCTAAAGAAGAGTTCGACGAAATGATGCAAGCTAAAAGACAAGAAGTGAATTATAACTAA
- a CDS encoding DUF3467 domain-containing protein, translating into MANEKDNPKQGQINIELDEKIAEGTYSNLAIINHSVSEFVVDFVSIMPGTPKSKVKSRIILTPQHAKRLLKALADNVNRFENAHGEIKDYEQPPIPLNFGPTGEA; encoded by the coding sequence ATGGCAAACGAAAAAGACAACCCAAAACAAGGCCAAATTAATATTGAATTAGATGAAAAAATTGCCGAAGGTACCTACTCAAACTTGGCCATTATTAATCATTCGGTATCAGAATTTGTAGTAGACTTTGTTAGTATTATGCCTGGAACACCTAAAAGTAAGGTGAAATCTAGAATTATATTAACACCACAGCATGCAAAACGCCTGCTTAAAGCTCTGGCCGATAATGTAAACAGATTTGAAAATGCCCATGGTGAAATTAAAGATTACGAGCAACCACCAATACCATTAAATTTTGGTCCTACTGGTGAAGCATAA
- a CDS encoding peptide chain release factor 3 — translation MSFKSEINRRRTFGIISHPDAGKTTLTEKLLLFGGAIQEAGAVKSNKIKKGATSDFMEIERQRGISVATSVLAFEYDGIKINILDTPGHKDFAEDTYRTLTAVDSVIVVIDVAKGVEEQTEKLVEVCRMRNIPMIVFINKMDREGKDAFDLLDEVEQKLGLKVVPLSFPIGMGYEFKGIYNIWEKNVNLFSGDSRKDIEETIEISDLSSPELDKLVGEKSANTLREEIELVEGIYPEFDKAAYLEGHVQPVFFGSALNNFGVRELLDCFVEIAPKPRPKQSEERLVLPDENKFTGFIFKIHANMDPNHRNRLAFVKIVSGEFKRNAPYLHVRTNKKVKFSSPNAFFAEKKEIVDISYPGDIVGLQDTGSFKIGDTFTEGELIHYKGIPSFSPEHFRYINNADPLKSKQLYKGIDQLMDEGVAQLFTLELNGRKVIGTVGALQYEVIQYRLEHEYGAKCTYENLNVYKACWVEPKDKKSEEFKEFLRVKQRFLAKDKRNQLVFLADSQFSLQMTEQKFPNIKFHLTSEFD, via the coding sequence ATGAGTTTTAAAAGTGAAATAAACAGACGTCGTACCTTCGGAATTATATCGCATCCCGATGCTGGTAAAACAACACTAACCGAAAAATTACTTCTTTTTGGTGGTGCTATTCAAGAAGCCGGAGCTGTAAAAAGTAATAAAATAAAAAAAGGAGCTACAAGTGACTTTATGGAAATTGAACGTCAGCGTGGAATTTCTGTAGCGACATCTGTTTTAGCTTTTGAATACGATGGCATAAAAATTAACATCTTAGACACCCCAGGACACAAGGATTTTGCTGAAGATACTTACCGTACACTAACTGCTGTAGATAGTGTTATTGTAGTTATTGATGTTGCAAAAGGGGTTGAGGAACAAACTGAGAAATTAGTTGAAGTTTGCCGTATGCGAAACATACCTATGATTGTTTTTATAAACAAAATGGATCGTGAGGGTAAAGATGCTTTTGATTTATTAGATGAAGTTGAACAAAAATTAGGATTAAAAGTTGTACCGTTAAGTTTCCCAATTGGAATGGGTTACGAGTTTAAAGGGATTTACAACATTTGGGAAAAGAATGTAAATTTATTTAGCGGGGATAGTAGAAAAGATATTGAAGAAACTATTGAGATATCAGACCTATCATCGCCAGAATTAGATAAATTAGTAGGTGAAAAATCTGCAAATACACTACGTGAGGAAATAGAATTAGTTGAAGGCATTTATCCTGAATTTGACAAAGCAGCCTATTTAGAAGGCCATGTGCAACCTGTATTTTTCGGGTCGGCTTTAAATAATTTTGGAGTTCGTGAATTATTAGACTGTTTTGTAGAAATTGCTCCTAAACCTAGACCAAAACAAAGTGAAGAACGTTTAGTACTACCAGATGAAAATAAATTTACAGGCTTTATTTTTAAGATTCATGCTAACATGGACCCTAATCATAGAAACCGTTTAGCCTTTGTTAAAATAGTATCTGGTGAGTTTAAACGTAATGCACCTTACTTGCATGTTAGAACTAATAAGAAAGTAAAGTTCTCTAGTCCGAATGCCTTTTTTGCTGAAAAGAAAGAAATTGTCGATATTTCTTACCCTGGAGATATTGTAGGATTACAAGATACCGGAAGTTTTAAAATTGGAGATACCTTTACCGAAGGAGAACTTATTCACTATAAAGGTATACCAAGCTTTTCGCCAGAGCATTTTAGATATATTAATAATGCCGACCCATTAAAATCTAAACAACTTTATAAGGGTATAGACCAATTAATGGACGAAGGAGTAGCCCAGCTATTCACTTTAGAACTTAATGGAAGAAAAGTTATTGGTACCGTGGGAGCCCTACAATACGAGGTAATTCAATATCGTTTAGAGCATGAATATGGTGCAAAATGTACTTACGAAAACTTAAATGTTTATAAAGCTTGTTGGGTTGAGCCAAAAGATAAAAAGAGTGAAGAGTTTAAAGAATTTTTACGTGTGAAACAACGTTTTCTAGCCAAAGACAAAAGAAACCAATTGGTGTTTTTAGCAGATTCTCAATTCTCTTTACAAATGACGGAACAAAAATTCCCGAATATTAAATTCCATTTAACTTCGGAGTTTGATTAA
- the idi gene encoding isopentenyl-diphosphate Delta-isomerase — protein MIEENVILVNENDEPIGLMPKLEAHEKGVLHRAFSVFVFNEKNELMLQQRALDKYHTPGLWTNTCCSHQRDGESNIVAGRRRLQEEMGFVTALEETTSFVYKSPFENGLTEHEYDHVLIGYYDGEPNINPEEVADWKWMSLNDIKADIKLHPELYTSWFKIIFDKFYEFINVSK, from the coding sequence ATGATAGAAGAAAACGTAATATTAGTTAACGAAAATGATGAGCCAATTGGGCTTATGCCAAAATTAGAAGCACACGAAAAAGGGGTTTTACATCGCGCTTTCTCGGTATTTGTGTTTAATGAAAAAAATGAGTTAATGCTGCAACAACGCGCATTAGATAAATATCATACGCCTGGATTATGGACCAATACCTGTTGTAGCCATCAACGCGATGGGGAGTCAAATATCGTTGCTGGTAGACGCCGTTTACAAGAAGAAATGGGATTTGTAACGGCCTTAGAAGAAACCACGTCGTTTGTATATAAATCACCTTTCGAAAATGGTTTAACCGAACATGAATATGACCATGTTTTAATAGGGTATTACGATGGCGAACCTAATATAAACCCAGAAGAGGTTGCCGATTGGAAATGGATGTCTTTAAATGATATTAAAGCAGATATTAAATTGCACCCAGAGTTATACACGTCTTGGTTTAAAATTATTTTCGATAAGTTTTACGAATTTATAAATGTCTCTAAATAA
- a CDS encoding 6-pyruvoyl trahydropterin synthase family protein, translating into MIAKVSRQGYFNAAHRLYRKDWSDEKNQLIFGRCNNANYHGHNYEVIVSVTGEIDQETGFVIDLKILKQLIKDEVEEAFDHKNLNLDVAEFKDLNPTAENIAVIIYNKLKPKIGKHLELEITLYETPRNFVTYSGK; encoded by the coding sequence ATGATAGCTAAAGTAAGTAGGCAAGGGTATTTTAATGCCGCGCACAGATTATATAGAAAAGATTGGAGCGACGAAAAAAATCAATTAATATTTGGGCGTTGCAACAATGCCAACTATCACGGCCATAATTATGAGGTTATAGTTAGTGTAACGGGAGAAATAGACCAAGAAACAGGTTTTGTAATTGATTTAAAAATTTTAAAACAGTTAATAAAAGACGAAGTAGAAGAAGCTTTCGATCATAAAAACTTAAATTTAGATGTTGCCGAATTTAAAGATCTTAATCCTACTGCCGAAAATATAGCCGTTATTATTTACAATAAATTGAAACCAAAAATAGGAAAGCATTTAGAGTTAGAAATAACACTTTATGAAACCCCTAGAAATTTTGTAACCTACTCAGGAAAATAG
- a CDS encoding type I phosphomannose isomerase catalytic subunit: MKNLIYPLKFEPILKEKIWGGEKLNTLLNKKSTLPNIGESWEVSDVDGEPSVVANGSLKGKTLKELLLEYKEDFIGVQNHRIFGEKFPLLIKYIDAKEDLSIQLHPNDELAGKRHNSFGKTEMWYVMQADEDSKLIIGFKENMSPGIYLEHLENKTLPEILNTERVKPGDAFFIEVGRVHAIGAGVMLAEIQQTSDITYRVYDWERVDAEGNERELHTELALDAIDFEMTGDFKMPYEKIQNESSEMISCPYFTTNFLEVTDTVTKENYHDSFIIYMCVEGEAEITTNGNSETIKTGETILLPAAAKSYEITAKQAKLLEVYV; this comes from the coding sequence ATGAAAAATTTAATTTACCCATTAAAGTTTGAACCGATTTTAAAAGAAAAAATCTGGGGAGGAGAAAAGCTCAATACACTTTTAAATAAAAAAAGTACTTTACCTAATATAGGTGAAAGTTGGGAAGTAAGCGATGTAGATGGCGAACCTTCGGTAGTTGCCAATGGTAGTTTAAAAGGAAAAACCTTAAAGGAGCTTTTATTAGAATATAAAGAAGATTTTATTGGTGTTCAAAATCACAGGATTTTTGGCGAAAAGTTTCCTTTACTTATAAAATATATCGATGCTAAGGAAGATTTATCTATACAATTGCATCCAAATGACGAACTTGCCGGTAAACGCCATAACTCTTTTGGGAAAACCGAAATGTGGTATGTTATGCAAGCCGATGAAGACTCTAAGTTAATTATAGGGTTTAAAGAAAATATGAGTCCAGGTATTTATTTAGAACATCTAGAAAATAAAACCCTACCAGAAATATTAAATACAGAACGTGTTAAACCTGGCGATGCTTTTTTTATAGAAGTAGGGAGAGTGCATGCTATTGGTGCAGGAGTTATGTTGGCAGAAATTCAACAGACTTCAGATATTACCTACCGTGTTTATGATTGGGAACGTGTAGATGCCGAAGGAAATGAGCGCGAATTGCATACCGAATTAGCTTTAGATGCGATAGATTTTGAAATGACGGGCGATTTTAAAATGCCTTACGAAAAAATACAAAATGAATCTAGCGAAATGATTAGTTGTCCGTATTTTACAACTAATTTCTTAGAGGTTACAGATACGGTAACCAAAGAAAATTATCACGATTCGTTTATAATATATATGTGTGTTGAAGGGGAAGCAGAAATTACTACCAATGGAAACTCAGAAACGATAAAAACAGGAGAAACCATTTTGCTTCCAGCCGCCGCAAAATCCTACGAAATTACAGCAAAACAAGCCAAACTTTTAGAAGTTTATGTATAA
- a CDS encoding ISAon1 family transposase codes for MSNNASCTTLVAKFYGVNPRSMQRQYKDYLSDFKSWDQKSHARNWMLFPQNIGGYLSLDETAFSNGDLYTIITNKSAKGKTGAIIAMVKGTKAETVINILRKIPLKQRSKVKEVTLDMAGNMGLIVKKSFPNATLVIDRFHVQKLALDALQEIRIKHRWDAIDLENDAIEKARSKSLKFTPELLKNGDTLKQLLARSRYLLYKSSSKWTKNQSQRAEVLFQRYPDLEKAYNLCQNLSWIFNNSKDKTSALIRLAKWDEKVRKAEFKSFNTIARTMSIHYKNILNYFDNRSTNASAESFNAKIKAFRAQFRGVRNIDFFLFRLASIYA; via the coding sequence ATTAGTAATAATGCTTCTTGCACAACTCTGGTCGCTAAATTCTATGGAGTAAACCCTAGAAGTATGCAAAGACAATATAAAGATTATTTAAGTGACTTTAAATCTTGGGATCAAAAGTCGCATGCAAGAAATTGGATGTTATTTCCTCAAAACATCGGGGGTTACCTTTCATTGGACGAAACAGCTTTCTCCAATGGTGATTTATATACCATAATAACAAATAAATCCGCAAAAGGAAAGACAGGAGCTATAATAGCAATGGTAAAAGGAACCAAAGCTGAAACGGTTATTAATATACTACGCAAAATCCCTCTAAAACAAAGAAGTAAGGTTAAGGAAGTAACTTTAGATATGGCTGGAAATATGGGACTGATAGTTAAGAAATCATTCCCCAATGCGACATTGGTTATAGATCGTTTCCATGTTCAAAAATTAGCACTAGATGCATTACAAGAGATTAGAATTAAGCATAGATGGGATGCTATAGACCTAGAAAACGATGCTATAGAAAAAGCAAGAAGTAAATCCCTGAAGTTTACCCCTGAACTCCTTAAAAATGGAGATACACTCAAACAGTTACTCGCTAGAAGCAGATATTTACTATACAAATCAAGTTCAAAATGGACTAAAAATCAATCTCAAAGAGCGGAAGTTCTATTTCAGAGATATCCAGATTTAGAAAAGGCATATAATCTATGTCAGAACTTATCATGGATATTTAATAATTCAAAAGATAAAACATCTGCATTAATTAGACTAGCGAAATGGGATGAAAAAGTAAGAAAAGCGGAGTTTAAAAGCTTTAATACAATAGCAAGAACCATGTCTATTCATTACAAAAATATACTAAATTATTTCGATAACAGAAGTACAAACGCATCGGCTGAATCTTTCAATGCTAAAATAAAAGCTTTTAGAGCACAATTTAGAGGTGTCAGAAATATAGATTTTTTCTTATTTAGACTAGCATCTATTTATGCGTAA
- a CDS encoding ISAon1 family transposase N-terminal region protein → MQDFPIRGKNVFLHITRRRWINQDTNKVVTRDWKLVAKGTRMTSEFAAFLKELY, encoded by the coding sequence ATTCAGGATTTCCCCATAAGAGGTAAGAATGTTTTCTTACATATCACTAGACGAAGATGGATTAATCAAGACACTAATAAAGTGGTTACAAGGGATTGGAAATTAGTAGCAAAAGGCACTAGAATGACTAGTGAATTTGCTGCTTTTTTAAAAGAACTCTATTAG
- a CDS encoding transglutaminase family protein gives MKFKVSHTTRYDYESGVSFCHNIATLKPKNMPGQTLIDYELEINPTPTEITERLDFFGNTITRFSIQKQHNKLEVKAKSIIERDYTEQPNIETSEKGKTITLEEALLELKTNNPEYIDVKQFVLESIFIAKLTPDIKAYAEQSFKPKRPVFEAAFELMQRIFKEFKFDSEFSTIATPIHEVIKEKKGVCQDFAQIAIACVRSIGLPARYVSGYIETIPPPGKEKLVGTDASHAWFSVFIPSFGWVDFDPTNNQIPKNQHITVSWGRDYYDVPPLKGVVYSTGKNKMTVAVDIRPAKEA, from the coding sequence ATGAAATTTAAAGTTTCTCATACCACACGTTACGATTATGAAAGTGGTGTTTCATTTTGCCATAATATTGCCACATTGAAACCCAAAAATATGCCTGGACAAACGCTTATAGACTATGAACTTGAAATTAATCCAACGCCAACAGAAATAACCGAACGTCTCGATTTTTTCGGGAATACCATTACTAGGTTTTCAATTCAGAAACAACACAACAAATTAGAAGTAAAAGCTAAGAGCATAATAGAAAGAGATTACACGGAACAACCTAATATAGAAACATCGGAAAAAGGTAAAACTATCACTTTAGAAGAAGCTTTATTAGAATTAAAAACAAATAATCCCGAATATATAGATGTTAAACAGTTTGTTTTAGAATCTATTTTTATTGCTAAGTTAACGCCAGACATCAAAGCCTATGCAGAGCAATCTTTTAAGCCTAAACGTCCCGTTTTTGAAGCCGCATTCGAACTCATGCAACGTATCTTCAAAGAATTTAAATTTGATTCGGAATTTAGCACTATTGCAACCCCTATACACGAAGTAATAAAAGAGAAAAAAGGAGTTTGCCAAGATTTTGCACAAATTGCTATTGCCTGCGTACGCTCTATAGGTTTACCTGCTAGATATGTAAGCGGATATATTGAAACTATACCACCTCCAGGAAAGGAAAAATTAGTAGGTACAGATGCCTCTCATGCTTGGTTTTCTGTGTTTATACCTAGTTTTGGTTGGGTAGATTTCGACCCTACAAATAACCAAATTCCTAAAAACCAACACATAACCGTGTCTTGGGGACGTGATTATTACGATGTTCCTCCCTTAAAAGGTGTAGTATACAGTACAGGAAAAAATAAAATGACCGTAGCAGTAGATATTAGACCTGCTAAGGAGGCTTAA